A region of Theileria annulata chromosome 2, complete sequence, *** SEQUENCING IN PROGRESS *** DNA encodes the following proteins:
- a CDS encoding uncharacterized protein (chr2.cand.321 - hypothetical protein;~Signal peptide predicted for TA13970 by SignalP 2.0 HMM (Signal peptide probability 0.608, signal anchor probability 0.000) with cleavage site probability 0.359 between residues 24 and 25): MSSFGLSISSIGLSMLYEILVAESKYECRGVEYRSRLKSVYNQMLREHENHHEPTYKLTKQCFNKYIEALGDSVRVLDPTEIQSTDLELCYGIHQYVFPKIPEFTLLDFKFLDRWNKFYNVLPAQFKQTERRIKRMNEKQKTYQMIKRRYIKDSDSSSESDESNIKSNDPILITEHDFYTLESSVTVTGPPDSTNDSNSTKGANEDTSTVVPSTVTKNTTTKDIKDTEGITGKDTKDSEDTNTKEAPFGAGTVGASTVTEEHINIDENMDIIDSNIIIPILTNKEVEINEESIVFGMMDEEKLNDWVSTTSFDNYLQLFKLIYHYDNTLDYFNTEINSSVTVTGPPNSNGPEVTSMDTSTKDPIGPSTVTQGKGANFMVTECTPGKRATGTVGPSTVTPGKRANNTFSTTPKGANSMGTKCTTTNSTNSSNSSNSKYDMLDINDFYKKSNPKVLSSNFIHNLDHFDPNSIYGNYYLPNSSVTVTGPTATTVTEVTSTNNITTTPTGASTVTEGKGANSTAMECTNTKDSKGVNTKETPIGVDDDEVDEDTSIDGPSTVTEDTVMEEIYRIKSYSINFMEVNTKYYYNSRGLFEVHSNAYIKEPFISRIMKGNIEQNTGLYQELQLLLKRIFSLKRKITGNCLICSGWNLLHGIALTFCEYCEDKIYNSDPSILLKIYEIRRYLVSTVYPIVGYNYNTTNLFINSELIKDWEHQLKLQNVSIQSLINVGSTFPKASLHDSRFLPNPILLPFNICNTINTFQFPKINHNTITNRDILDSSRIVDSSRTVDSRDSVDTADSMNTEDPVDIENDKEMDIEYIKSEITTPNNYTSSNINNTHSIHSTSVQSTSSLSSTQSINSSTSSTSSTSTNSMNMIGYNLMDIINYRRNYRGKLLNDFFEDIYNNYHSKLISQRSNQLINHYNYIIKSGLLPSTPNVILNSNFDGENTSTVVPSTVTPGKGAKDSTNSVDTNTKGNSSNSEGVGEGSGTVGASTVMENKNMKEYYDENVSYILSRLPLDNDLIKLSFYHRGIYLTKSNNLKTFNFIHIAKIFGFHFHNTNGVSNSTVDGNGTMGTVDTKGVNTKSTDDEEIYNWHEILYRNINKENYLINNQQLYNYNLIHSFINQTLNTDTMDNTLDTDMVIEDNTVIPGTSNTEDTTSGVSDTVMEDNTLDIDMDIEENSNTNGTMGKGANGTFDTTGKGANSTAMECTIKDITGREPAPVTDDTVMKNIIEELYEKELLQNMHTIILKNFINTRKLKIGYPTSLEMYILNIPDSIMDCNMYDGIGKGFSYSLENIIYNLALLSSFIKIGTVNKRKKYYKSI, translated from the exons atgtcATCATTTGGATTATCAATTTCATCAATTGGTTTATCAATGTTATATGAGATATTAGTAGCAGAATCGAAATATGAATGTAGAGGTGTAGAATATAGATCAAGATTAAAATCGGTGTATAATCAAATGTTAAGAGAACATGAGAATCATCATGAGCCGacatataaattaacaaaacaatgttttaataaatatattgaaGCACTTGGTGATTCTGTACGTGTATTAGATCCTACAGAAATACAATCTACTGATTTAGAACTTTGTTATGGTATACATCAATATGTGTTTCCAAAGATTCCTGAATTTACTTTATTGGATTTCAAATTTCTTGATCGTTGGaataaattctataatGTCTTACCAGCACAATTTAAACAAACTGAACGTCGTATAAAACGTATGAATGAAAAACAAAAAACTTATCAAATGATTAAACGGAGATATATTAAAGATTCTGATTCTTCTTCTGAATCTGATGAATCcaatattaaatctaatGATCCTATACTTATTACTGAACATgatttttatactttagagtcctccgtaacggtgactggtccaCCAGACAGTACTAACGAtagtaatagtactaaggGAGCTAATGAGGATACTAGTACAGTTGtaccaagcaccgtaactaaGAATACCactactaaggatattaagGATACTGAGGGTATTACTGGTAAGGATACTAAAGATAGTGaggatactaatactaaggaagCCCCTTTTGGTGCTGGTAcagttggagcaagcaccgttacggaagaacatataaatatagatGAGAATATGGATATAATAGatagtaatataataataccaatattaacaaataaagaagtagaaataaatgaagaatCAATAGTATTTGGTATGATGgatgaagaaaaattaaatgattgGGTTTCTACCActtcatttgataattatttacaattatttaaacttatttatcattatgATAATACattagattattttaatacagaaattaattcttccgttacggtgactggtccaCCAAACAGTAATGGACCTGAAGTTACCAGTATGGATACCAGTACTAAGGATCCTattggaccaagcaccgtaactcagggaaagggagctaattttatggtTACAGAGTGTACTCCTGGAAAGAGAGCTACTGGTACagttggaccaagcaccgttactcCTGGAAAGAGAGCTAATAACACTTTTAGTACTACTCcaaagggagctaattctatgggtaccaagtgtactactactaatagtaccaatagtagtaatagtagtaatagtaaATATGATATGTTGgatattaatgatttttataaaaagaGTAATCCAAAAGTATTAtcaagtaattttatacataatCTTGATCATTTTGATCCTAATTCTATCTATggtaattattatttacctaattcttccgttacggtgactggtccaACAGCTACTACTGTTACTGAAGttactagtactaataaCATTACTACTACTCCTactggagcaagcaccgtaactgagggaaagggagctaattctacagctatggagtgtactaatactaaggatTCTAAGGGAGTTAATACTAAGGAAACCCCTATCGGGGttgatgatgatgaagTTGATGAGGATACTTCTATTGatggaccaagcaccgtaacggaagacaccgtaatggaagaaatatatagaataaaaagttatagtataaattttatgGAAGTGAATAcgaaatattattataattcaAGAGGATTATTTGAAGTACATAGTAATGCATATATAAAAGAACCATTTATATCACGTATAATGAAAGGAAATATAGAACAAAATACAGGATTATATCAAGaattacaattattattaaagaGAATCTTTTCATTGAAACGGAAAATAACAGGAAATTGTCTAATTTGTTCAGGTTGGAATTTATTACATGGAATTGCATTAACATTTTGTGAATATTGTGAggataaaatttataattctGATCCATcgattttattaaaaatctATGAAATACGAAGATATCTTGTTTCTACAGTATATCCAATTGTAggatataattataatactacaaatcttttcattaatagtgaattaattaaagaTTGGGAAcatcaattaaaattacaaaatgtCTCTATAcaatcattaattaatgtcGGTTCTACTTTTCCTAAAGCTTCTTTACATGATAGTCGTTTTCTACCCAATCCTATTCTATTACCTTTTAATATCTgtaatactattaatacttTTCAATTccctaaaattaatcaCAATACTATAACTAATAGGGATATATTGGATAGTAGCCGTATAGTGGATAGTAGCCGTACAGTAGATAGTAGGGATTCAGTGGATACTGCAGATAGTATGAATACTGAGGATCCAGTGGATATAGAAAATGATAAAGAAATGGatatagaatatattaaatcaGAAATAACAACaccaaataattatacatcTTCAAATATCAATAATACTCACAGTATCCACAGTACTAGTGTCCAAAGTACTAGTAGTCTAAGTAGTACCCAGAGTATTAATAGTAGCACCAgtagtactagtagtactagtactaatagtatGAATATGATAGGATATAATTTGAtggatataataaattatagaCGTAATTATAGAggaaaattgttaaatgaTTTCTTTGAggatatttataataattatcattCCAAACTCATTTCACAACGTTCTAATCAACTTATTAatcattataattatataattaaatctGGTCTATTACCATCTACAccaaatgttattttaaatagTAATTTTGATGGAGAGAATACTAGTACAGTTGtaccaagcaccgttactcctggaaagggagcaaaggatagtactaatagtgttgatactaatactaagggtaatagtagtaatagTGAGGGAGTTGGTGAGGGAAGTGGTAcagttggagcaagcaccgttatggagaataaaaatatgaaagaatattatgatgaaaatgtatcatatatattaagtaGATTACCATTAgataatgatttaataaagttATCATTTTATCATCGAGGGatttatttaacaaaatcaaataatctTAAAACATTCAATTTCATACATATTGCCAAAATTTTTGGTTTCCATTTTCATAATACTAATGGAGTTAGTAATAGTACTGTAGATGGTAATGGTACTATGGGTACTGTAGATACTAAAGGAGTTAATACTAAGAGTActgatgatgaagaaatatataattggcatgaaatattatatcgtaatataaataaagaaaattatcttattaataatcaacaattatataattataatctTATTCATTCATTCATTAATCAAACACTAAATACTGATACAATGGATAATACACTAGACACAGATATGGTTATTGAGGATAATACAGTTATACCAGGTACCAGTAATACTGAGGATACTACTAGTGGTGTATCagacaccgtaatggaGGATAATACACTAGATATAGATATGGATATTGAAGAAAACAGTAATACTAATggtactatgggaaagggagctaatgGCACTTTTGATACtacgggaaagggagctaattctacagctatggagtgcACTATTAAGGATATTACTGGCCGTGAACCTGCCCCCGTTACGGATGACACCGTAatgaagaatataatagaagaattatatgaaaaagaattattacaaaatatgcatacaattatattaaaaaattttattaatacac GTAAATTGAAGATTGGATATCCAACAAGTTTagaaatgtatatattgaatataCCAGATTCAATAATGGATTGTAATATGTATGATGGAATTGGTAAAGGTTTTTCATATTcattagaaaatattatatataatcttGCATTATTAAGTTCATTCATTAAAATCGGTACCGTTAATAAACGTAAAAAATACTACAAATCCATCTAA
- a CDS encoding uncharacterized protein (chr2.cand.320 - hypothetical protein), with amino-acid sequence MVNNGFPNPCLKYSHLLNPVMLELTSKISNKYFTYHEKEDGGYYSRNDFYACNRVLINRRTLWKTNNESEYIGQVHIYGEINTITLCFLNGDIKHLTKVENTYIAKNKINLNIKSDVEDFEGQKYTIKVYEIGNIKYINYKSNSVYLFKKVFEFDELIWKSNNFSESAKSISICIMKHEKYLGILLTNFNYLLYQYINNNWINITNKRLRLNKFMLIFNINSGLKRFKNVPIDYETDLMNLEYSLFFNFTPEFEQNLDITKPKCLTYNLITNDLSIVLCNGNKIPIDTNKALIKIPINPVNSYLFPSKSFSEFTFNTAKSSFSTTSLEPNKNSIDQLDKTIDELDNSIDQMDNPIGQITNSIDESTNPMDQLNVEIEDEMNEYISVTQSEEEIEQEYENLTHFTRNELFKALSRPIEF; translated from the coding sequence atggTGAATAACGGATTTCCTAATCCTTGTTTGAAATATTCACATTTATTGAATCCAGTGATGTTAGAATTAACATCAAAGATATCAAATAAATACTTTACATATCATGAGAAGGAAGATGGAGGATATTATTCAAGAAATGATTTCTATGCATGTAATAgagtattaataaatcGACGTACATTATGGAAAACTAATAATGAATCTGAATACATAGGTCAAGTCCATATCTATGGAGaaataaatacaataaCATTATGTTTCCTAAATGGTGATATAAAACATTTAACCAAAGTAGAAAATACGTATATAGcaaagaataaaattaatttgaatattaaGAGTGATGTAGAAGATTTTGAAGGacaaaaatatacaataaaaGTCTATGAAATTggaaatataaaatatataaattataaatccaatagtgtatatttatttaaaaaagtaTTCGAGTTTGATGAACTGATTTGGAAATCAAATAACTTTTCAGAAAGTGCAAAATCAATTTCAATTTGTATTATGAAACATGAAAAGTATTTAggaattttattaactaattttaattatttgttatatcaatatattaataataattggattaatataacaaataaaaGATTACGTCTGAATAAATTcatgttaatttttaatattaatagtgGATTAAAgagatttaaaaatgtacCAATTGATTATGAAACtgatttaatgaatttggaATATTCACTTTTCTTCAATTTCACACCTGAGTTTGAACAGAATTTAGACATCACAAAGCCTAAATGTTTAacttataatttaattactAATGATTTATCAATTGTACTTTGTAATGGAAATAAAATACCAATAGATACTAATAAAgcattaattaaaataccaATAAATCCAGTTAattcttatttatttccCAGTAAATCATTTTCAGAATTCACTTTCAATACTGCTAAAAGTAGTTTCTCAACAACAAGTCTAGAACctaataaaaatagtatAGACCAATTAGATAAAACTATAGATGAGTTGGATAATAGTATAGATCAAATGGATAATCCTATAGGTCAAATAACTAATAGTATAGATGAATCGACTAATCCTATGGATCAGTTGAATGTTGAAATAGAAGATGAAAtgaatgaatatataagtGTAACACAAAGTGAAGAAGAAATTGAACAGgaatatgaaaatttaacacattttacaaGAAATGAACTTTTTAAAGCATTAAGTCGACCtatagaattttaa